A region from the Candidatus Electrothrix scaldis genome encodes:
- the rlmKL gene encoding bifunctional 23S rRNA (guanine(2069)-N(7))-methyltransferase RlmK/23S rRNA (guanine(2445)-N(2))-methyltransferase RlmL yields MRSKRRRSTKEPFYFVATCASGLEELVQEEITSLGGKDPVVSPGAVTWQASSLKTAYLACLWSRFSSRILLRLKQFEAATPEDLYTEAGKIDWSKHFNADTRFAVYCTLVNSELNHSHYASLKIKDAVVDQFRRRTGKRPDVDIRSPDLRLNLHVDGTAAALSLDLSGDSLHRRGYRSGAGEAPLKETLAAAIAHLAGVRVGMPADFCLLDPMCGSGTLLIEAALIVGDSAPGLLRENFGFQHWLGHNEKMWQTLVDEAVQRDDQHAESAWPTIIGYDADPQVVAIARKNITNAGLTDRIVIKQRQLARLHPPVAHGLLLTNPPYGERLSEKEAAKYLYRALGRTFCQYFSGWQLGFFTANPDLADMLGISWQGRYRLFNGPLKCRLLTAEAVPSVEASAEAGEQGLRLSLQENDPDLPAQDFAHRLHKNCRRLFPWAEEQDITCFRIYDADIPEYNVAVDIYEQWVHVQEYEPPATVPQEKAEERFNEALQVIRHLLAVPHSQLFIKKRKKQKGKEQYQKRPGTAGKKGKQGKLYEVHEGGCRFLVNFTDYLDTGLFLDHRKTRAMLGQLAEGKTFLNLFAYTGSATVYAAQGGAVSTRTVDLSEKYLIRAQANLALNGFGGLPHQFSEADCLQWLRSCRDRYAVIFVDPPTFSNSRHKKIVFDVQQDHPELLRLAMNRLNRDGVLIFSTNFRKFQLDKSLEEEFVVQEITEQTLPEDFQGKGTIHRCWHFMHHNHNDEDA; encoded by the coding sequence GTGCGATCCAAAAGACGGCGTAGTACCAAAGAACCCTTTTATTTTGTTGCCACCTGTGCATCAGGTCTTGAGGAACTGGTCCAGGAAGAAATTACTTCACTGGGCGGTAAAGATCCGGTTGTTTCCCCTGGAGCTGTTACCTGGCAAGCCAGCTCTTTAAAAACCGCCTACCTTGCCTGCCTCTGGTCCAGGTTCAGTTCACGTATACTTCTCCGCCTGAAACAATTTGAGGCCGCAACCCCGGAAGATCTCTATACAGAGGCTGGTAAGATTGACTGGAGCAAGCATTTTAACGCTGATACTCGCTTTGCTGTCTATTGTACCTTGGTGAATTCCGAACTGAATCATAGCCATTATGCTTCCCTGAAGATTAAGGATGCTGTGGTGGATCAGTTCCGTCGCCGGACCGGAAAACGACCGGATGTGGATATCCGTAGCCCGGATCTACGGCTTAATCTGCATGTGGACGGAACTGCGGCGGCGCTCTCCCTGGATTTGTCCGGGGATAGCCTGCATCGGCGTGGTTACCGCAGTGGGGCGGGCGAGGCGCCTTTAAAAGAGACTCTGGCCGCAGCGATTGCCCATCTTGCTGGCGTGCGCGTAGGGATGCCAGCTGATTTCTGCCTCCTGGATCCCATGTGTGGCTCAGGAACCCTGCTTATAGAGGCGGCTCTGATTGTCGGTGATTCCGCTCCGGGGCTGTTGCGGGAAAATTTCGGGTTCCAACACTGGTTGGGCCATAATGAAAAGATGTGGCAGACCTTGGTTGATGAGGCGGTACAGCGGGACGATCAGCATGCAGAGTCTGCCTGGCCGACGATTATCGGCTATGATGCGGATCCACAGGTTGTGGCTATTGCCCGAAAAAACATCACCAATGCTGGCCTTACTGACCGAATTGTCATCAAACAGCGGCAACTGGCCCGCTTGCACCCTCCTGTTGCTCATGGGCTCCTGCTGACCAATCCTCCCTATGGGGAACGTTTGTCCGAAAAAGAGGCAGCGAAATACCTCTATCGTGCCCTGGGACGCACCTTTTGTCAGTATTTTTCCGGTTGGCAGTTGGGCTTTTTTACGGCGAATCCTGATCTTGCCGATATGCTGGGGATCAGCTGGCAGGGCCGTTATCGTCTGTTTAACGGCCCTCTGAAATGTCGCCTGCTCACAGCTGAGGCAGTTCCTTCTGTCGAGGCTTCTGCCGAGGCAGGTGAGCAAGGTCTGCGTCTCTCGTTGCAGGAGAATGACCCGGACTTACCTGCACAGGATTTTGCCCATCGGCTGCATAAAAACTGCCGTCGACTTTTCCCCTGGGCAGAGGAGCAGGATATTACCTGTTTTCGAATCTATGATGCTGATATACCTGAGTACAATGTAGCTGTTGATATCTATGAACAATGGGTTCATGTGCAGGAATATGAGCCGCCAGCAACGGTACCCCAGGAAAAGGCGGAAGAGCGCTTTAATGAAGCCCTTCAGGTGATTCGACATCTGCTCGCAGTGCCCCATTCCCAGCTCTTTATTAAGAAACGGAAAAAGCAGAAGGGAAAGGAGCAGTACCAGAAGCGTCCTGGAACAGCAGGTAAGAAAGGAAAACAAGGCAAGCTGTACGAGGTGCATGAAGGTGGCTGTCGTTTCCTGGTTAATTTTACCGATTACCTGGACACCGGCCTTTTTCTTGATCATCGCAAGACCAGGGCCATGCTGGGGCAACTTGCTGAGGGTAAGACTTTTCTCAATCTCTTTGCCTACACAGGATCGGCAACAGTCTACGCAGCCCAGGGTGGGGCGGTTTCCACCCGGACTGTAGATCTTTCGGAGAAATATCTTATCCGGGCCCAGGCAAATCTGGCCCTGAACGGCTTTGGTGGGCTTCCCCACCAGTTCTCTGAAGCAGATTGCCTGCAATGGCTCCGTTCCTGTCGGGATCGGTACGCCGTGATCTTTGTGGATCCGCCTACCTTTTCCAATTCCCGGCACAAGAAAATAGTTTTTGATGTACAACAGGATCACCCGGAGCTGCTCAGGCTGGCTATGAATCGCTTGAATCGGGACGGGGTACTGATCTTTTCCACCAATTTCAGAAAATTCCAGCTGGATAAGAGCCTGGAGGAAGAATTTGTTGTCCAGGAAATCACCGAGCAGACCTTGCCGGAAGATTTTCAAGGAAAAGGTACTATTCATCGTTGCTGGCACTTTATGCATCATAATCACAACGACGAGGACGCTTAA
- a CDS encoding glutamate-5-semialdehyde dehydrogenase produces the protein MDNKEIDQLITGMAEKGRKAARKLAALSTAVKNDILLSTAEQLKAERDFIRTENEKDLAAGREKGLSPAMLDRLELSDKVIASMIQGLEEIAALPDPVGEVDDMKRRPSGITVGRMRVPLGVVGMIYESRPNVTIDAAALCLKAGNGVLLRGGSEAIHSNLALAGLLQKVLEAHKVPKEAVQVIPVTDRYGVNAMLAQEAFVDVIIPRGGEGLIRFVTENSSIPVLKHYKGVCHLYIDESGDIDTGIRIAMNGKTQRPGVCNALEGMLVHKAIAERFLPAAAKELMGAGVELLGCEQSCALVPEIKPAAESDWGTEFLELKMVVKVVDDMDGAIAYIEQYGSQHTEVIVTESYANSQRFLREVDASAVMINASSRFNDGGQFGLGAEIGISTTKLHAYGPMGLEELTTKKFVVYGEGEVRQ, from the coding sequence ATGGATAATAAGGAAATAGATCAACTCATCACCGGGATGGCGGAAAAGGGACGTAAGGCCGCGCGTAAACTGGCTGCCCTGTCCACTGCGGTAAAGAATGATATCCTGCTGTCCACAGCAGAGCAGCTTAAGGCAGAGCGGGACTTCATCCGCACAGAAAACGAAAAAGACCTGGCTGCGGGCCGGGAAAAAGGCCTGTCTCCTGCCATGCTTGATCGCCTGGAGCTCAGTGATAAGGTCATTGCCTCCATGATTCAGGGCCTGGAAGAGATCGCAGCCTTACCTGATCCGGTAGGTGAGGTGGATGATATGAAGCGTCGTCCCAGTGGAATCACGGTTGGACGAATGCGGGTACCCCTGGGAGTTGTGGGTATGATCTACGAGTCCCGGCCCAATGTAACCATTGATGCCGCTGCCCTCTGCCTTAAGGCAGGCAACGGGGTTTTGCTTCGGGGTGGCTCTGAGGCTATTCATTCTAATCTGGCCCTGGCTGGCCTGCTGCAAAAGGTGCTGGAGGCCCATAAGGTGCCTAAAGAGGCTGTGCAGGTTATCCCGGTGACAGATCGTTACGGGGTGAACGCCATGCTGGCCCAGGAGGCCTTTGTTGATGTGATCATCCCCAGGGGCGGGGAGGGCCTGATTCGCTTTGTTACTGAAAATTCCAGCATCCCGGTGCTCAAGCATTATAAGGGGGTCTGCCATCTTTATATCGATGAGAGCGGCGACATTGATACCGGTATCCGTATCGCCATGAACGGTAAGACCCAGCGTCCCGGAGTCTGCAATGCCCTGGAAGGGATGCTGGTGCATAAGGCCATTGCGGAGCGTTTCCTGCCTGCGGCAGCCAAGGAGCTGATGGGGGCAGGGGTCGAGTTGCTCGGTTGCGAGCAGAGTTGTGCCCTGGTTCCAGAGATTAAACCTGCTGCTGAGAGTGACTGGGGGACTGAGTTCCTGGAGCTAAAAATGGTGGTTAAGGTGGTGGATGATATGGACGGAGCCATAGCCTATATTGAGCAGTACGGCTCCCAGCATACCGAGGTCATCGTGACCGAGTCCTATGCGAACAGCCAGCGCTTCCTCCGGGAGGTGGATGCCTCTGCCGTGATGATTAATGCCTCCAGCCGCTTTAATGACGGCGGCCAGTTCGGCCTTGGCGCTGAGATCGGTATTTCCACCACCAAGCTGCATGCCTACGGTCCAATGGGCCTGGAAGAGCTGACCACCAAGAAGTTCGTGGTTTACGGCGAAGGTGAGGTCAGGCAATAG
- a CDS encoding DUF190 domain-containing protein: protein MELPSEGYLLRIIIGEAARYEHKHLYEWIIIKAREQGIAGATAVRGMIGYGAGSRIKTSSILCLSEDLPVVIEMIDSQQKLEAFLDILDPIIPEGVVTMEKVHVRLYRHDDNKQGAR, encoded by the coding sequence ATGGAACTGCCTTCAGAAGGATACCTTTTACGGATTATTATCGGTGAGGCGGCACGCTATGAGCATAAACATCTCTACGAGTGGATTATTATTAAGGCGCGGGAGCAGGGCATTGCCGGAGCAACGGCGGTACGGGGCATGATAGGCTATGGCGCAGGTTCCCGGATCAAAACCAGCTCCATTCTTTGCCTATCCGAGGATCTTCCTGTAGTCATAGAGATGATTGACAGCCAGCAAAAGCTGGAGGCATTTCTCGACATCCTTGATCCGATTATCCCCGAGGGTGTGGTGACAATGGAAAAGGTTCATGTTAGGTTATATCGGCATGATGACAACAAGCAGGGAGCAAGGTAG
- the nadD gene encoding nicotinate (nicotinamide) nucleotide adenylyltransferase: MEKTLEQRVGLFGGTFDPVHKGHLAIARQAAEEAWLDEVLFIPTADPPHKPAPGASFWHRVAMLEIVLSRSEQADDRFTISLLEAELSFPSYTVDTLSELKKRLLNPKCYFIIGADSLLDLHRWYQYQKLLSLTNFIVISRPGISLIDMQHAIERLPGSFESDIYCQRWCRSDGAEILLLMNHLQEDISSTMIRSKMKTGRMPKNVDSQVWEYILQEGLYL; this comes from the coding sequence GTGGAGAAAACGCTTGAGCAGAGGGTCGGCCTGTTCGGGGGGACCTTTGATCCTGTTCATAAGGGCCATCTGGCTATTGCCCGTCAAGCTGCGGAAGAGGCCTGGCTGGACGAGGTGCTCTTTATTCCAACGGCCGATCCTCCCCATAAGCCCGCACCCGGTGCCTCGTTCTGGCATCGGGTGGCTATGCTGGAAATAGTCCTTAGCAGGTCTGAGCAGGCAGATGATCGTTTTACCATTTCTTTGCTGGAAGCAGAGCTTTCCTTTCCCTCCTATACCGTTGACACCCTGTCTGAGCTGAAGAAGCGACTTCTTAACCCGAAATGTTATTTTATCATCGGAGCGGATTCCTTGTTGGATCTGCACCGGTGGTATCAATATCAGAAGTTGCTCAGTCTGACCAATTTTATTGTTATTTCACGGCCAGGTATCTCCCTGATAGATATGCAACATGCTATTGAACGTTTGCCTGGTTCTTTTGAGAGCGATATATACTGCCAGCGCTGGTGCCGCTCGGACGGAGCGGAAATCCTTCTACTCATGAATCATTTGCAAGAGGATATCTCCTCTACTATGATACGGTCGAAGATGAAGACAGGAAGAATGCCAAAAAACGTGGATAGCCAGGTCTGGGAATATATTCTCCAGGAAGGGCTGTACCTGTAA
- the yfcD gene encoding NUDIX hydrolase YfcD, translating to MYTPGEEIVQIVDEHNRELGELPRRLMREQRLIHRASYILVFNAAGELFIQKRTMTKDVYPGYWDVAAGGVVQSGESYEQSAERELAEELGVGAVKMDFLFDQYYEDQENRVWGRIFTCTHEGPFTLQEEEVEYGRFMLPRAALELSRSEPFTPDGIVILEKLF from the coding sequence ATGTACACGCCAGGTGAGGAGATTGTCCAGATTGTGGATGAGCACAACAGGGAGCTGGGGGAATTGCCCCGACGCCTGATGCGTGAACAACGCCTTATTCACCGGGCAAGTTATATCCTGGTCTTTAATGCGGCTGGTGAGCTCTTTATCCAGAAACGGACCATGACCAAGGATGTCTATCCCGGTTATTGGGATGTGGCAGCAGGCGGGGTGGTTCAGAGCGGCGAGAGCTATGAGCAATCCGCAGAGCGGGAGCTTGCTGAGGAACTGGGAGTAGGGGCGGTCAAGATGGATTTTCTCTTTGATCAGTACTATGAGGATCAGGAAAATCGGGTCTGGGGGCGCATTTTCACCTGCACCCACGAAGGTCCTTTTACCCTGCAAGAGGAAGAGGTGGAGTACGGACGCTTTATGCTCCCCCGTGCTGCCCTTGAATTGAGCCGATCTGAGCCCTTTACCCCTGATGGCATTGTGATTTTGGAGAAGTTGTTTTAG
- a CDS encoding CARDB domain-containing protein: MNKIFKIFFLFLGVTLPTTVFSAELIYSMTDIQTNAQTNVQAEALQESLASGGSAIPIQLALSSPAQIAALDEVLIPLPTGELVAGTVSKTLKGKGPSELEREAESVTVVTIANNGGALRMIEQNGSITGMILFDNDAQKIYQASLDEGGSGVLVETDKNKYFCVDFPMQKNASLTAHVPASSMAMLDVAALTPDLSTLQNLESRPGASKTLYINFWGGVLSGTVWNDEYNSGQDIAYTPYSSDIDTSSFSVTDRYNMWLAWEETSEDYAAFNINVTTSAAVYLATSAANRVQIIATTTDDFLPGAGGIAYLGAFGTANDYYRTGWVWNTSAGALGITISHESGHQMGLSHDGTLLVEYYEGHGSWGPIMGAPYDQPYVQWDQGEYIGANNKEKDLDIIKGVLGMRADDAGNATTSATALTLPVIDREGQITPNGLFSDVDVYSFAASGATSIQVKPLLGDEGEDRAANLAMNVTLKNAAGTVIASIASHDHSPLSPETNIFTYDGTLLSGTYYLTIDAVSPNTSWFTGFGEYGNGGKYRISVNSSSSTSPDLLVISPAVSNNTLTPGQSFTLSATVKNQGAGTANATALFYYRSSDATITVTDMVIGNDSIPLLTAGGVSPQNITIAAPSLEGTYWFGACAATVAGESDTSNQCSAGVEVSVVAAKPDLLVISPSVSDSSLTPGQSFIATATVKNQGSATAASSTLRYYRSNDATITTSDSQLSTASVASLAAGITSTKSVSVTAPTSDGTYWIGACVDPVSNESSSTNQCSGGVQVAVTTPSQPDLLVTSSAVSDTTLTPGQSFTVSATVKNQGNATANSTTLRYYRSDDATISIGDSQFATDLVSSLLAGATSAQNASITAPTNEGTYWFGACVDTVSDESNASNQCSSGVEVTVGEQERFPWILFYPAFF, encoded by the coding sequence ATGAATAAGATCTTTAAGATATTTTTTTTGTTTCTTGGGGTAACCCTGCCGACAACGGTCTTTTCCGCAGAGCTTATTTATTCAATGACAGATATCCAGACAAATGCCCAGACAAATGTCCAGGCAGAGGCGTTACAGGAAAGTCTGGCATCAGGAGGCAGCGCTATACCTATACAACTCGCTCTTTCTTCCCCTGCGCAGATTGCCGCCCTGGATGAGGTTTTGATTCCTTTGCCTACAGGTGAACTGGTGGCTGGAACCGTGAGCAAAACCTTGAAGGGGAAAGGGCCTTCTGAGCTCGAACGAGAGGCTGAGTCTGTGACTGTTGTCACCATCGCTAATAACGGCGGTGCGCTGCGAATGATTGAACAAAATGGTTCCATCACAGGCATGATCCTTTTTGATAATGACGCTCAAAAGATCTATCAGGCATCTTTAGATGAAGGTGGCAGCGGAGTACTGGTAGAGACTGATAAGAATAAATATTTCTGCGTAGATTTTCCTATGCAGAAAAATGCCTCTCTTACTGCTCATGTTCCAGCCAGTTCTATGGCAATGTTGGATGTCGCAGCGTTAACCCCTGATTTGTCCACCCTGCAAAACCTGGAGAGTCGGCCTGGGGCCTCTAAAACTCTGTATATTAATTTCTGGGGAGGAGTGCTTTCAGGAACAGTTTGGAATGATGAGTATAACAGTGGACAGGATATCGCGTATACTCCGTACAGTTCTGACATTGATACCAGCTCTTTTTCAGTAACTGATCGATACAATATGTGGTTAGCCTGGGAGGAAACCTCAGAAGACTATGCCGCCTTTAATATTAATGTAACCACCAGTGCTGCGGTCTACCTTGCGACATCCGCTGCAAATCGTGTCCAGATTATCGCTACAACCACAGATGACTTTCTTCCTGGTGCGGGTGGGATAGCCTATCTTGGCGCTTTTGGAACCGCAAATGACTATTACCGAACCGGCTGGGTCTGGAATACCAGTGCAGGGGCTCTCGGCATAACCATATCCCATGAATCCGGGCATCAGATGGGGCTTTCCCATGATGGCACTTTGCTTGTGGAATATTATGAAGGGCATGGGAGTTGGGGGCCAATTATGGGGGCTCCGTATGATCAACCTTATGTGCAATGGGATCAAGGAGAATATATCGGGGCCAATAATAAGGAAAAGGATTTGGATATCATTAAGGGAGTCTTAGGTATGCGTGCAGATGATGCAGGTAATGCCACAACCTCTGCCACGGCATTGACCTTACCCGTCATCGATAGGGAAGGCCAGATCACACCGAATGGTCTCTTTTCCGATGTTGATGTGTATTCTTTTGCCGCCTCAGGTGCTACCTCAATTCAGGTGAAGCCCCTTTTAGGGGATGAGGGGGAGGATCGTGCGGCTAATCTTGCTATGAATGTTACCCTGAAGAATGCGGCCGGGACTGTTATCGCCAGTATTGCTTCTCATGATCATTCTCCCTTATCTCCAGAGACGAATATCTTTACCTATGATGGGACGCTGCTTTCCGGGACCTATTATCTTACTATTGATGCAGTCTCTCCAAACACGAGCTGGTTTACTGGGTTTGGTGAATACGGTAACGGCGGTAAGTACAGAATATCTGTTAACAGTAGTAGCAGTACCAGTCCTGATTTGCTTGTTATCTCTCCTGCTGTCAGTAATAACACCCTGACCCCTGGCCAGTCCTTTACACTCTCTGCGACGGTGAAAAATCAGGGGGCTGGGACAGCCAATGCCACAGCCCTGTTCTATTACCGCTCAAGCGATGCAACAATCACAGTAACTGACATGGTAATAGGCAATGATAGCATTCCATTGTTGACTGCCGGTGGAGTTTCTCCGCAAAATATTACCATTGCAGCCCCTTCTTTAGAGGGAACCTATTGGTTTGGTGCCTGTGCCGCTACTGTTGCCGGGGAATCGGATACAAGTAATCAATGTTCCGCAGGTGTAGAGGTCTCTGTTGTTGCTGCGAAGCCGGACTTGCTTGTTATTTCACCTTCTGTTAGCGACAGCAGCTTGACGCCGGGCCAGAGTTTTATTGCGACTGCCACGGTGAAGAATCAGGGAAGTGCAACAGCAGCGAGTTCCACCTTGCGCTATTACCGGTCAAATGATGCAACGATCACGACGAGTGATAGTCAGCTGAGCACCGCGAGCGTAGCCTCACTTGCTGCGGGGATAACTTCGACAAAAAGCGTCTCGGTAACAGCACCAACGAGTGATGGAACCTATTGGATAGGAGCCTGTGTGGATCCGGTGAGCAATGAATCCAGCTCCACCAATCAGTGCTCTGGAGGGGTACAGGTTGCTGTGACAACGCCAAGCCAACCGGATTTGCTTGTTACCTCCTCTGCTGTGAGTGATACGACGTTAACACCAGGGCAGAGTTTCACTGTCTCTGCGACAGTAAAAAATCAAGGGAATGCAACGGCAAATAGTACTACTCTTCGTTATTATCGGTCAGACGATGCAACGATCAGCATCGGTGATAGCCAATTTGCCACGGATTTGGTGAGTTCACTCCTGGCAGGAGCTACCTCGGCGCAGAACGCCTCGATTACGGCACCAACAAACGAGGGAACGTATTGGTTCGGAGCCTGCGTGGATACGGTGAGTGATGAATCGAATGCCAGTAATCAATGCTCTTCCGGCGTAGAGGTTACAGTCGGCGAACAAGAGCGCTTCCCTTGGATTCTCTTTTACCCGGCGTTTTTTTAG
- a CDS encoding IS1380 family transposase: MKKKKNTTYRKSDLKINYIDITDDCLTSRSGLSLFIAYLHGISLFPIIESLFGDLRKSKKGASAVEIFKQIFCFMMDGTSRHLVYFDDLKADKGYAACIETSEDDMASSHTIKRFFGNFSFVKVFVFRRLLQKLFIWRLNITKPAVVELGIDTMVMENDDAECRHGVKPTYKKKKGFQPLQMNWGRFFVDAVFRGGDKHSNHGDTVQKMILHIVNRIRKEYRHDVPIVIRMDSGFFDQKIFEFCEQLGVGYICGGKMYKDIKEFASETTRWRRFAAPGKKDIWEYAEFGTKRGNWKQFRRAIYCRLCNHGSQLRLPGTGPDTVIITNLGRGGTIDELLEKAGVMSEYVSANAIVAGYHVRGSDELVNRGFKDFGHEQLPFTRFTPNAAWYYMLLVGFFLFESFKEDAASPVVSITAYASTVRRQLIDVAGKIVRHSGQVVLKVARCAFEGLQLAEMLKRCIEPPVLQH, encoded by the coding sequence ATGAAGAAGAAAAAAAACACGACCTATCGAAAAAGTGACCTGAAAATTAATTATATTGACATAACTGACGACTGTTTGACCAGTCGGTCAGGTCTGTCTCTTTTTATAGCGTACCTGCATGGTATTTCATTATTCCCTATTATTGAGAGTTTGTTCGGCGATCTGAGAAAAAGCAAAAAAGGTGCATCGGCGGTTGAGATATTCAAGCAGATATTCTGTTTCATGATGGACGGAACCAGTCGACATCTGGTGTACTTTGACGATCTTAAGGCAGATAAGGGCTATGCCGCCTGTATAGAGACATCAGAGGATGACATGGCCTCCTCGCATACAATCAAGCGTTTTTTCGGCAATTTTTCTTTTGTTAAAGTGTTTGTTTTTCGACGTCTGCTGCAGAAACTGTTCATTTGGCGATTGAATATAACCAAGCCAGCCGTTGTTGAACTCGGCATTGATACAATGGTTATGGAAAACGATGACGCAGAGTGTCGACATGGAGTAAAACCGACCTATAAAAAAAAGAAAGGATTCCAGCCGTTACAGATGAACTGGGGAAGATTTTTTGTAGATGCGGTTTTTCGCGGTGGTGATAAGCACTCGAATCACGGTGACACTGTCCAAAAAATGATATTGCATATTGTGAATCGCATCAGAAAGGAATATCGACATGATGTCCCGATTGTTATCCGAATGGACAGTGGTTTTTTCGACCAGAAGATTTTTGAATTTTGTGAGCAACTTGGTGTTGGTTATATCTGTGGTGGGAAGATGTATAAAGATATAAAAGAATTTGCAAGTGAGACAACCCGTTGGAGGCGTTTTGCCGCACCCGGTAAGAAAGATATTTGGGAGTATGCGGAATTCGGCACTAAAAGGGGTAATTGGAAGCAATTTCGACGTGCTATATACTGTCGCCTGTGCAACCACGGGTCTCAGCTTCGGCTTCCAGGAACTGGTCCAGACACCGTGATCATTACAAATCTTGGGCGTGGCGGAACTATTGACGAACTTCTTGAAAAGGCGGGAGTTATGTCAGAATATGTAAGTGCCAACGCTATTGTTGCAGGGTATCATGTACGCGGTAGCGACGAGTTGGTTAACCGAGGTTTCAAGGATTTTGGCCATGAACAACTGCCGTTCACTCGATTCACTCCAAACGCTGCGTGGTATTACATGCTACTGGTCGGCTTTTTTCTTTTTGAATCATTCAAAGAGGATGCAGCTTCTCCCGTAGTTTCAATAACAGCCTATGCATCAACAGTGCGCCGTCAACTGATAGATGTAGCGGGTAAAATTGTCAGGCACAGCGGTCAGGTTGTATTAAAAGTGGCCCGGTGTGCTTTTGAAGGGCTTCAATTAGCCGAAATGTTAAAAAGGTGTATTGAGCCCCCTGTGTTACAACACTAG
- a CDS encoding IS1380 family transposase, producing the protein MDITDDCLTSRSGLSLFIAYLHGISLFPIIESLFGDLRKSKKGASTVEIFKQIFCFMMDGTSRHLVYFDDLKADKGYAACIETSEDDMASSHTIKRFFGNFSFVKVFVFRRLLQKLFIWRLNITKPAVVELGIDTMVMENDDAECRHGVKPTYKKKKGFQPLQMNWGRFFVDAVFRGGDKHSNHGDTVQKMILHIVNRIRKEYRHDVPIVIRMDSGFFDQKIFEFCEQLGVGYICGGKMYKDIKEFASETTRWRRFAAPGKKDIWEYAEFGTKRGNWKQFRRAIYCRLCNHGSQLRLPGTGPDTVIITNLGRGGTIDELLEKAGVMSEYVSANAIVAGYHVRGSDELVNRGFKDFGHEQLPFTRFTPNAAWYYMLLVGFFLFESFKEDAASPVVSITAYASTVRRQLIDVAGKIVRHSGQVVLKVARCAFEGLQLAEMLKRCIEPPVLQH; encoded by the coding sequence ATTGACATAACTGACGACTGTTTGACCAGTCGGTCAGGTCTGTCTCTTTTTATAGCGTACCTGCATGGTATTTCATTATTCCCTATTATTGAGAGTTTGTTCGGCGATCTGAGAAAAAGCAAAAAAGGTGCATCGACGGTTGAGATATTCAAGCAGATATTCTGTTTCATGATGGACGGAACCAGTCGACATCTGGTGTACTTTGACGATCTTAAGGCAGATAAGGGCTATGCCGCCTGTATAGAGACATCAGAGGATGACATGGCCTCCTCGCATACAATCAAGCGTTTTTTCGGCAATTTTTCTTTTGTTAAAGTGTTTGTTTTTCGACGTCTGCTGCAGAAACTGTTCATTTGGCGATTGAATATAACCAAGCCAGCCGTTGTTGAACTCGGCATTGATACAATGGTTATGGAAAACGATGACGCAGAGTGTCGACATGGAGTAAAACCGACCTATAAAAAAAAGAAAGGATTCCAGCCGTTACAGATGAACTGGGGAAGATTTTTTGTAGATGCGGTTTTTCGCGGTGGTGATAAGCACTCGAATCACGGTGACACTGTCCAAAAAATGATATTGCATATTGTGAATCGCATCAGAAAGGAATATCGACATGATGTCCCGATTGTTATCCGAATGGACAGTGGTTTTTTCGACCAGAAGATTTTTGAATTTTGTGAGCAACTTGGTGTTGGTTATATCTGTGGTGGGAAGATGTATAAAGATATAAAAGAATTTGCAAGTGAGACAACCCGTTGGAGGCGTTTTGCCGCACCCGGTAAGAAAGATATTTGGGAGTATGCGGAATTCGGCACTAAAAGGGGTAATTGGAAGCAATTTCGACGTGCTATATACTGTCGCCTGTGCAACCACGGGTCTCAGCTTCGGCTTCCAGGAACTGGTCCAGACACCGTGATCATTACAAATCTTGGGCGTGGCGGAACTATTGACGAACTTCTTGAAAAGGCGGGAGTTATGTCAGAATATGTAAGTGCCAACGCTATTGTTGCAGGGTATCATGTACGCGGTAGCGACGAGTTGGTTAACCGAGGTTTCAAGGATTTTGGCCATGAACAACTGCCGTTCACTCGATTCACTCCAAACGCTGCGTGGTATTACATGCTACTGGTCGGCTTTTTTCTTTTTGAATCATTCAAAGAGGATGCAGCTTCTCCCGTAGTTTCAATAACAGCCTATGCATCAACAGTGCGCCGTCAACTGATAGATGTAGCGGGTAAAATTGTCAGGCACAGCGGTCAGGTTGTATTAAAAGTGGCCCGGTGTGCTTTTGAAGGGCTTCAATTAGCCGAAATGTTAAAAAGGTGTATTGAGCCCCCTGTGTTACAACACTAG